From Saccopteryx leptura isolate mSacLep1 chromosome 3, mSacLep1_pri_phased_curated, whole genome shotgun sequence, one genomic window encodes:
- the GARIN5A gene encoding Golgi-associated RAB2 interactor protein 5A isoform X1, whose translation MAAPGCPGPYQRGLPDPASWNFDPLEGILVPTCLAGRPGRLQRHLLSGEYDQLRHFSIFESNFVQVTRLGEVANKVTMGLAASGPALELPDLLLLAGPAKENGRLQLSGLFPLQFVQLFVHNESHCMLKVKFQTGRAFYLQLRGPSKTRNREFGKWVRMLYRLRFHSNQGAVPFTQEYSVLAALEAPEEEGGEKDSEDLTEGEEVRGEEQGSEERGGW comes from the exons ATGGCAG CGCCGGGCTGCCCCGGGCCCTACCAGCGGGGGTTACCTGACCCAGCCTCCTGGAACTTCGACCCCCTAGAAGGCATCCTGGTTCCCACCTGTCTCGCGGGCCGGCCTGGACGCCTCCAACGCCACCTTCTGAGCGGCGAATACGACCAGCTGCGACATTTCTCCATCTTTGAGAGCAACTTCGTGCAG GTGACCCGATTAGGAGAAGTTGCCAACAAGGTAACCATGGGTTTGGCAGCCTCCGGTCCAGCCCTGGAACTTCCAGACCTGTTGCTGCTAGCGGGCCCTGCCAAGGAGAACGGACGCTTGCAGCTCTCCGG GTTGTTCCCCTTGCAGTTCGTCCAGCTCTTCGTCCACAACGAAAGCCACTGTATGCTCAAGGTCAAGTTTCAAACCGGCCGGGCCTTCTACCTGCAGTTGCGGGGTCCGTCCAAAACCCGCAACCGCGAGTTCGGCAAGTGGGTGCGGATGCTCTACCGCCTGCGCTTCCATTCGAACCAGGGCGCTGTGCCCTTCACGCAGGAGTACTCGGTGCTGGCCGCTCTGGAGGCGccggaggaggagggtggggagaaggacTCCGAGGATCTGACCgagggggaggaggtgaggggggaggagcagggctctgaggagagaggaggatggtag
- the GARIN5A gene encoding Golgi-associated RAB2 interactor protein 5A isoform X2 produces the protein MAEGILVPTCLAGRPGRLQRHLLSGEYDQLRHFSIFESNFVQVTRLGEVANKVTMGLAASGPALELPDLLLLAGPAKENGRLQLSGLFPLQFVQLFVHNESHCMLKVKFQTGRAFYLQLRGPSKTRNREFGKWVRMLYRLRFHSNQGAVPFTQEYSVLAALEAPEEEGGEKDSEDLTEGEEVRGEEQGSEERGGW, from the exons ATGGCAG AAGGCATCCTGGTTCCCACCTGTCTCGCGGGCCGGCCTGGACGCCTCCAACGCCACCTTCTGAGCGGCGAATACGACCAGCTGCGACATTTCTCCATCTTTGAGAGCAACTTCGTGCAG GTGACCCGATTAGGAGAAGTTGCCAACAAGGTAACCATGGGTTTGGCAGCCTCCGGTCCAGCCCTGGAACTTCCAGACCTGTTGCTGCTAGCGGGCCCTGCCAAGGAGAACGGACGCTTGCAGCTCTCCGG GTTGTTCCCCTTGCAGTTCGTCCAGCTCTTCGTCCACAACGAAAGCCACTGTATGCTCAAGGTCAAGTTTCAAACCGGCCGGGCCTTCTACCTGCAGTTGCGGGGTCCGTCCAAAACCCGCAACCGCGAGTTCGGCAAGTGGGTGCGGATGCTCTACCGCCTGCGCTTCCATTCGAACCAGGGCGCTGTGCCCTTCACGCAGGAGTACTCGGTGCTGGCCGCTCTGGAGGCGccggaggaggagggtggggagaaggacTCCGAGGATCTGACCgagggggaggaggtgaggggggaggagcagggctctgaggagagaggaggatggtag